The following coding sequences are from one Treponema bryantii window:
- the murB gene encoding UDP-N-acetylmuramate dehydrogenase, with amino-acid sequence MIDFLASMLKVAKIPYTENEPLAPKSTFKVGGTARLFITPQTPEQLEAAISAARSAELPYFVTGGASNVVYPDGLYNGAIISTQSIKEIFYDPDETTPDGSVLVTCQCGVPMAAFVDFCTKKNLTRAEQFAGLPGTVGGAVYMNARCFDRSISDLLYSTSHIEYTDEKAKITELPFNAADWDYKKTPFQAHTAEDGSQTNQRYITQATFRLTPAGASAHDRIVADCKKYIAERVDKGHFKYPSAGSVFKNNHAFGAPSGKLIDDCGLKGLTAGGAQIAPFHGNFIINTGNATADNIRTLVKSAQKAVKDKFGFDLEPEIIFV; translated from the coding sequence ATGATAGATTTCCTTGCTTCAATGCTTAAGGTTGCAAAAATACCTTACACAGAAAATGAACCACTTGCACCAAAATCAACCTTCAAAGTAGGTGGAACCGCAAGGCTTTTTATCACACCACAAACTCCAGAACAGCTTGAAGCCGCAATAAGTGCCGCCCGTTCCGCAGAACTCCCCTATTTTGTAACAGGCGGAGCCAGTAATGTCGTTTACCCGGATGGATTATATAATGGCGCAATTATTTCCACTCAGTCAATCAAAGAAATCTTTTATGACCCGGATGAAACTACACCTGATGGCTCAGTTCTCGTAACCTGCCAGTGCGGTGTTCCAATGGCAGCCTTTGTAGATTTCTGTACAAAAAAGAATCTTACCAGGGCAGAACAGTTTGCAGGTCTTCCAGGTACAGTTGGCGGCGCCGTTTATATGAATGCACGCTGTTTTGACCGTTCAATAAGTGATCTTCTATATTCAACTTCACATATCGAATACACAGACGAAAAAGCAAAAATAACTGAACTGCCTTTTAATGCCGCAGACTGGGATTATAAAAAAACTCCATTTCAGGCACATACAGCAGAAGATGGCTCACAAACTAACCAGCGCTATATCACACAGGCAACCTTCCGTCTCACACCTGCCGGCGCATCAGCCCACGACCGCATAGTCGCAGACTGCAAAAAATACATCGCTGAACGCGTAGACAAAGGCCACTTCAAATATCCAAGCGCCGGCAGCGTATTCAAAAACAACCACGCCTTCGGAGCACCAAGCGGTAAACTCATAGACGACTGCGGACTCAAAGGCCTCACAGCCGGCGGAGCCCAGATAGCACCTTTCCATGGCAATTTCATCATAAACACAGGTAATGCAACAGCCGACAATATAAGAACACTGGTAAAGTCAGCCCAAAAAGCAGTAAAAGACAAATTCGGTTTCGATCTTGAACCAGAAATCATTTTTGTTTAG
- the pyrH gene encoding UMP kinase, giving the protein MTKILSVGGSIIAPDKPDSAFLSEFVTMCKKWLDSDKQNRLILVAGGGAPARVYQNGLKEVCEKTGDAFDANAADWIGIMATRLNAQLLKACFGDYSKNDVVYNPTEENLKFDGQVLVAAGWKPGFSTDTDAVYLGEKFDAKTIVNLSNIEKVYTDDPRKNPEAKPLDTISWADFRKMVGDEWTPGKNCPFDPIASKKASELGMKVICAGGKNIPNIQAILEDKEYFGTTIGA; this is encoded by the coding sequence ATGACAAAGATTTTGAGTGTTGGTGGTTCAATTATTGCTCCGGATAAGCCGGACAGCGCTTTTTTGAGCGAGTTTGTTACAATGTGTAAGAAATGGCTTGATTCAGACAAACAGAACAGATTGATTCTGGTTGCTGGCGGTGGAGCACCTGCACGTGTATATCAGAATGGATTAAAGGAAGTTTGTGAAAAGACTGGGGACGCTTTTGATGCAAATGCAGCAGACTGGATTGGTATTATGGCTACACGTTTGAATGCTCAGCTTTTGAAGGCATGTTTTGGTGATTACAGTAAAAACGATGTTGTTTACAATCCAACTGAAGAAAATCTGAAGTTTGATGGCCAGGTACTTGTTGCTGCAGGCTGGAAACCAGGATTCTCTACTGATACAGATGCAGTTTATCTTGGTGAAAAATTTGATGCTAAGACTATCGTAAATCTTTCTAATATTGAAAAGGTTTATACAGATGACCCACGCAAGAATCCTGAAGCAAAACCTCTTGATACAATTTCATGGGCAGACTTCCGCAAGATGGTAGGAGATGAATGGACACCTGGAAAGAACTGTCCTTTTGATCCTATTGCATCAAAAAAAGCCAGCGAACTTGGTATGAAAGTAATCTGTGCAGGTGGAAAGAATATTCCTAACATCCAGGCTATTCTGGAAGATAAGGAATATTTTGGAACTACTATCGGTGCTTAA
- a CDS encoding RNA polymerase sigma factor — translation MFNNITGNQQESNEALCAGNPVDFKKIYDATMQMLFKVSYRIVNDEEAAEDLAHDSLIKANEKNLTFPTINDAKYWLIRVVKNASINYIKRKERERKAYEKVLYEDHRKTETGEVDLLKAESISKAREALKKLPENLQDVLMLREYADLNYKEIGRILGITEGNVKVRIFRAREQLVKIIGEDNVFLPE, via the coding sequence GTGTTTAATAATATAACTGGAAATCAACAGGAGAGTAACGAAGCGTTATGCGCCGGAAATCCGGTTGATTTTAAGAAAATTTATGATGCAACTATGCAGATGCTCTTTAAGGTTTCATATAGAATTGTAAACGATGAAGAGGCTGCAGAGGATTTGGCTCACGATTCTCTCATTAAAGCTAATGAAAAGAATCTGACATTTCCTACAATAAATGATGCTAAGTACTGGCTTATTCGGGTTGTAAAGAATGCATCCATAAATTATATAAAACGTAAAGAACGTGAGCGTAAGGCTTACGAAAAGGTCCTTTATGAGGATCATAGAAAAACAGAGACTGGGGAAGTTGACTTGCTTAAGGCTGAGTCCATAAGTAAGGCAAGGGAAGCTCTGAAAAAATTACCGGAAAACCTGCAGGATGTTCTTATGCTTCGGGAATATGCAGACCTGAACTATAAGGAAATTGGAAGAATCCTTGGAATTACTGAAGGTAATGTAAAGGTAAGAATTTTCAGAGCAAGGGAACAGCTTGTAAAAATTATAGGAGAAGATAATGTCTTTTTGCCCGAGTAA
- a CDS encoding transglutaminase domain-containing protein: protein MDSSGKFSYSLRKYPALRVLSVVFIISIILGSIYLIGFRNKPVPEITSVVPPVGSPGDLVIINGSNFGAVRDMSYVEIAGSKLTASSYISWTDNCIKFVLPANVQDGLLVVGTKELRSKPALFANEVDIPVPVPAVQQVTKPLITMLSSDKVSTGELLVIYGNNFGDSKNQSKVLFTMDCNNKISEADYKNMVMLTENMIPASEDDFDYVSWSNTEISVRVPDGAYSGVVIVDTGREQSDPKEITINTDAGRKEYLNKKIYLVQYTADIADVVTDDVSTITLRCPIPFNCPAQPNIEITEVVPEPILLNYQNNLIHQITKSRNNTPKSVFKQTFVLPVFEVRTNVNPVKIGNYKNTEKNLLSGALKSDALVPSSDKAVKELCDKIIGKEKNAWNKAKRIYEYLCDNCMIEAKVRNGDSNPLDLIKKGSGDAYDFAVIYTALLRAAEIPAYTDGGVLVNQDLQSQAHWWCEFYIDRVGWVPADPALGAGLEYKRWTDSDVVDERAYYFGNMDSHHILFSRGWSQLKPFSADSKIVQQPRSFALQSIWEEANKDTAKYSSYWSVPVVKGVY from the coding sequence GTGGATTCTTCTGGAAAGTTTAGTTATTCATTGAGGAAGTATCCGGCACTCCGGGTACTTTCTGTTGTTTTTATCATAAGTATAATTCTCGGTTCTATTTATCTCATTGGTTTCAGGAATAAACCTGTTCCTGAAATTACTTCTGTTGTTCCACCTGTTGGTTCTCCCGGTGACCTTGTTATCATTAACGGTTCGAATTTTGGTGCTGTGCGTGATATGAGCTATGTAGAAATAGCGGGTTCAAAACTTACTGCCAGTTCTTATATTTCGTGGACAGATAATTGTATTAAATTCGTACTTCCTGCAAATGTACAGGATGGTCTTCTTGTTGTTGGAACTAAGGAACTTCGTTCAAAACCTGCTCTTTTTGCAAATGAGGTTGATATTCCTGTTCCGGTTCCTGCTGTGCAGCAGGTTACAAAGCCGTTAATCACTATGCTTTCTTCGGACAAGGTTAGTACGGGTGAGCTTCTTGTGATTTACGGAAATAATTTTGGTGATTCAAAAAATCAGTCTAAAGTGCTTTTTACTATGGACTGCAATAATAAAATCAGTGAGGCTGACTATAAGAACATGGTTATGCTTACTGAGAATATGATTCCTGCAAGCGAAGATGATTTTGATTATGTATCCTGGTCGAATACAGAAATCAGTGTTAGGGTACCGGATGGTGCTTACAGTGGTGTTGTAATTGTAGATACAGGCCGTGAACAGTCTGATCCTAAGGAAATTACTATCAATACTGATGCGGGTCGTAAGGAATATCTTAATAAGAAGATATATCTGGTTCAGTATACTGCTGATATTGCTGATGTTGTGACAGATGATGTTTCTACAATTACTCTTCGCTGTCCGATTCCTTTTAATTGTCCTGCTCAGCCTAATATTGAGATTACTGAGGTCGTTCCGGAGCCGATTTTATTAAATTATCAGAATAATTTGATTCATCAGATTACAAAGAGCCGAAATAATACTCCAAAGAGTGTTTTTAAGCAGACTTTCGTTCTTCCTGTTTTTGAAGTAAGAACTAATGTAAATCCTGTTAAAATTGGAAATTATAAGAACACTGAAAAAAATCTTTTGAGTGGAGCACTTAAGTCTGATGCTCTTGTTCCAAGTTCTGATAAGGCTGTAAAAGAGCTTTGTGATAAGATTATTGGAAAAGAAAAAAATGCCTGGAATAAAGCAAAACGGATTTATGAATATCTTTGCGATAACTGTATGATTGAAGCAAAGGTTCGTAACGGAGATTCGAATCCGCTTGATTTGATTAAAAAAGGAAGCGGTGATGCTTATGATTTTGCAGTTATTTATACTGCTTTGTTGAGAGCTGCTGAGATTCCGGCTTATACAGATGGCGGTGTATTAGTCAATCAGGATTTGCAGAGTCAGGCTCACTGGTGGTGTGAATTCTATATTGATAGAGTAGGCTGGGTTCCTGCGGATCCTGCTCTCGGTGCAGGGCTTGAATATAAGCGCTGGACAGACAGTGATGTTGTAGATGAAAGAGCTTACTATTTTGGAAATATGGACTCGCATCATATTCTTTTCTCAAGAGGATGGAGTCAGCTTAAGCCGTTTAGTGCAGACAGTAAGATTGTTCAGCAGCCAAGAAGTTTTGCCCTGCAGTCTATCTGGGAAGAAGCAAATAAAGATACAGCAAAATACAGCAGCTACTGGAGTGTTCCGGTAGTAAAGGGAGTTTATTAA
- a CDS encoding Crp/Fnr family transcriptional regulator, with protein sequence MLQLQIVSFRKGSYLVVEGKENTDHFYIIQKGNVQCMKSSGSGLAPTMYGPGDFVGVVPCMSDHLQIETAIATTDVMAISVRKDQYPELISQNTPVALKIIKTFANRMRVMNEMLTKATLHSVVQDTYEQIFKVGNFYEKNALPDVAVYAYYQYLKTKPQGPNADLAKQKFVALKPKTHAVYFEPTTEPTRQYPKDTMIFSEAQTGSDMFIIQRGEVSITKVVNGNEVTLAVLKKGDMFGEMALIENKPRSANALAHSDCTLMVINRSNFNQMVATQPQLIAKLTTTLADRLWSMYRQLDNATLTEPLAKMLDMLSLQLEKQRVKIGFSKLSMQTEFTPKDLANMCGLASEYQAKAIYDFEQYDQIRIENGKIFIKDAQELMKAAAFYRKQNK encoded by the coding sequence TTGCTGCAGTTACAAATTGTTAGTTTCAGAAAAGGTTCATATCTTGTCGTAGAAGGCAAAGAAAACACCGACCATTTTTACATAATCCAGAAAGGTAACGTACAATGCATGAAATCATCAGGATCAGGCCTTGCACCAACAATGTACGGACCTGGAGACTTCGTTGGTGTAGTTCCTTGTATGTCAGATCACCTTCAGATTGAAACTGCAATTGCCACAACAGATGTAATGGCTATTTCTGTACGCAAAGACCAGTATCCTGAACTTATTTCTCAGAACACACCTGTTGCCCTTAAAATAATCAAAACTTTTGCAAACCGCATGCGTGTTATGAACGAAATGCTTACAAAAGCTACCCTTCATTCAGTAGTTCAGGACACCTACGAACAGATTTTCAAAGTAGGTAATTTTTACGAGAAAAATGCACTTCCAGATGTAGCTGTTTACGCATACTATCAGTATCTTAAAACAAAACCTCAGGGACCAAATGCAGACCTCGCAAAACAGAAGTTTGTAGCACTCAAACCAAAAACACATGCAGTTTATTTTGAACCAACAACAGAACCTACACGTCAATATCCAAAAGATACAATGATTTTCTCAGAAGCACAGACAGGTTCAGATATGTTTATCATCCAGAGAGGTGAAGTTTCAATTACCAAGGTTGTAAACGGAAACGAAGTAACTCTTGCTGTACTTAAAAAAGGCGACATGTTTGGAGAAATGGCTCTTATCGAAAACAAGCCACGTTCTGCAAACGCACTCGCACACAGCGACTGTACACTTATGGTAATCAACCGTTCAAACTTCAATCAGATGGTAGCAACACAGCCACAGCTGATAGCAAAACTTACAACTACACTTGCAGACCGATTATGGTCTATGTACCGCCAGCTTGATAACGCAACTCTTACAGAGCCTCTCGCAAAAATGCTTGATATGCTTTCACTTCAGCTCGAAAAACAGCGTGTTAAAATCGGCTTCTCAAAACTTTCAATGCAGACAGAGTTTACACCAAAAGACCTCGCAAATATGTGTGGTCTTGCAAGTGAATATCAGGCAAAGGCTATTTACGACTTTGAACAGTATGACCAGATTCGTATAGAAAACGGCAAAATCTTCATAAAAGACGCACAGGAACTTATGAAAGCCGCTGCCTTCTATCGCAAACAAAATAAATAA
- the radC gene encoding RadC family protein, whose product MKKISNEEKIRPSVRESAMEHGLSYLFDEELVMLILGTGNSQMPVEIMADKIVDALDDSDPAEVVKNLLKLKGVGQGKALAVAAALELGRRRNSHLCAPISSSSDIVPFVQNYAVCKKEHFLLVTLNGSHEIIQIHVISVGTLNRTLIHPREIFGAAIREDAAAIIVCHNHPSGNCEPSEEDIQVTHNLERVGEIMGIELLDHIIVCRDSYFSFVDSKMLLRNKKKNVIVKMA is encoded by the coding sequence ATGAAAAAAATCAGTAATGAAGAAAAAATTAGACCGTCGGTACGGGAATCTGCAATGGAGCATGGGCTTTCTTATCTGTTTGATGAGGAGCTTGTGATGCTTATTCTTGGGACGGGGAATAGTCAGATGCCTGTGGAAATAATGGCAGATAAAATAGTTGATGCTCTTGATGATTCAGATCCCGCCGAGGTGGTAAAGAATCTGCTTAAGCTTAAAGGGGTTGGGCAAGGAAAAGCACTGGCTGTTGCGGCAGCTCTTGAACTGGGAAGACGGCGGAATTCGCATCTTTGTGCACCGATTTCGAGTTCATCTGATATCGTTCCTTTTGTACAGAATTATGCGGTTTGTAAAAAAGAACATTTTCTTCTTGTTACGTTGAATGGCAGTCATGAAATAATTCAGATTCATGTGATTTCGGTTGGTACGTTAAACAGAACTTTAATACATCCGCGTGAAATTTTCGGAGCAGCAATAAGAGAGGACGCGGCGGCAATCATAGTATGTCATAATCATCCATCTGGAAATTGTGAACCTTCAGAAGAAGATATTCAGGTGACGCATAATCTTGAACGGGTTGGAGAAATTATGGGTATTGAGCTGCTTGATCATATTATTGTGTGCAGGGATTCATATTTTAGTTTTGTTGACAGCAAAATGCTACTTAGGAATAAAAAGAAAAATGTTATTGTTAAAATGGCCTGA
- a CDS encoding anti-sigma factor family protein: MSFCPSKDIHSVYLDGELPENYKAEYELHIANCEKCRKELEQLKAVSNLFKADSSALNLDEKFMDESFQRLQIKMAYNRNVLKAPRKSSFRVITYVASGIAAAAVLALVLPLGLKSKQASTEVSAVEKTRLFQSVSSGSTVPITAVSTGARTSDNNVPFDSGRSVVVSGNIQDVVLSSKNKNNPVFTRNVNDVDVLRPDFQDEAISIKITVPGMGDFPVTTEINVPMDLVSGRH; the protein is encoded by the coding sequence ATGTCTTTTTGCCCGAGTAAAGATATTCATTCTGTATACCTCGACGGTGAGTTGCCTGAAAACTACAAGGCTGAGTATGAGCTTCATATAGCTAATTGTGAAAAGTGCCGTAAAGAGTTAGAGCAGCTTAAGGCTGTTAGTAATTTGTTTAAAGCTGATTCTTCTGCTTTGAATCTGGATGAGAAGTTCATGGACGAAAGTTTCCAGAGACTTCAGATAAAAATGGCTTATAATCGCAATGTATTGAAGGCTCCTCGTAAATCTTCATTCAGAGTAATAACTTATGTCGCTTCTGGTATTGCTGCTGCTGCGGTTCTTGCATTAGTGCTCCCTCTTGGGTTAAAATCAAAGCAAGCTTCTACTGAAGTTTCTGCTGTCGAAAAAACACGCCTTTTTCAGTCTGTAAGTTCTGGTTCTACTGTTCCTATTACAGCAGTGTCTACAGGAGCACGAACTTCGGACAATAATGTTCCGTTTGATAGTGGAAGAAGCGTTGTCGTTTCTGGTAATATTCAGGATGTTGTTTTGTCTTCAAAAAATAAAAACAATCCGGTATTTACAAGAAATGTAAACGATGTCGATGTATTGAGACCAGATTTTCAGGACGAAGCAATTTCTATAAAGATTACAGTTCCTGGCATGGGTGATTTCCCGGTAACAACTGAAATCAACGTTCCTATGGATCTTGTATCAGGCAGACATTAG
- the cysS gene encoding cysteine--tRNA ligase produces the protein MALRLYNTMGRKMEEFKPIVEGHVGFYGCGPTVYNYAHIGNLRAYVFLDILDKTLSLLGYDIKHVMNITDVGHLSDDGDNGEDKMKKSAAERHQSVLEVANFYTDAFMKDMDAMNIRHPDVICRATEHIDDMIELIKKIEANGHTYMAGGNLYYDISTYPDYGKLANLNLDELKAGAGKRKVVVIDENKRNPGDFVLWFTKSKFEDQAMTWDSPWGRGYPGWHIECSAMSMKYLGKHFDIHTGGIDHVPVHHTNEIAQSEGSFDEAERAKGPWVNYWMHNEFLILEGGKMSKSSGNFITLQTSLPPERGFSLKDKGYAPLDYRFFLLSGHYRKQLVFSLEALESAKNGRAALYSRVAKLISRANSEEGLGLTAENFASVLAGIDCETDNLAKFREGLENDLATPVAMAALQKEAAGKGNIKASTSLAALMKMDSVLSLDVIKGGFEALAATSPAASAADSHAGDPEAAEIDALVAERTAAKKAKDFAKADEIRNQLTARGVIIIDTPNGPTWKRG, from the coding sequence ATGGCACTGAGATTATACAATACTATGGGACGCAAGATGGAAGAGTTTAAGCCGATTGTGGAGGGTCACGTTGGTTTTTACGGTTGTGGCCCGACTGTTTACAACTATGCGCATATTGGTAATCTGCGTGCTTATGTTTTTCTTGATATTCTTGATAAGACTCTGTCTCTGCTTGGTTATGATATTAAGCATGTTATGAATATTACTGATGTAGGTCACCTTTCTGATGACGGCGATAACGGTGAAGATAAAATGAAGAAGTCTGCGGCTGAGAGACATCAGAGTGTTCTTGAGGTTGCTAATTTTTATACTGATGCTTTTATGAAGGATATGGATGCTATGAATATCCGTCATCCTGATGTTATCTGCCGTGCAACTGAACACATTGATGACATGATTGAGCTGATTAAAAAGATTGAAGCTAATGGTCACACTTATATGGCTGGTGGAAATCTTTATTATGATATTTCTACTTATCCAGATTATGGTAAGCTTGCTAATTTGAATCTTGATGAGCTTAAGGCAGGGGCTGGTAAACGTAAGGTTGTTGTTATTGATGAAAACAAGCGCAACCCTGGAGACTTTGTACTCTGGTTTACTAAGTCTAAGTTTGAAGATCAAGCTATGACCTGGGATTCTCCTTGGGGACGCGGATATCCTGGATGGCATATCGAGTGTTCTGCTATGAGTATGAAATATCTTGGTAAGCATTTTGATATTCATACAGGCGGTATTGATCACGTGCCTGTTCACCATACTAATGAAATTGCTCAGTCGGAAGGTTCTTTTGATGAGGCTGAGCGCGCTAAGGGACCTTGGGTAAACTACTGGATGCACAATGAGTTCCTTATTCTTGAGGGCGGTAAGATGAGTAAGAGCAGCGGTAATTTTATTACCCTTCAGACTTCTTTACCTCCAGAGCGTGGTTTCTCTCTTAAAGACAAGGGCTATGCTCCGCTTGATTACCGTTTCTTCCTTTTGAGCGGTCACTACAGAAAGCAGCTCGTATTCAGTCTTGAAGCTCTTGAGTCTGCTAAGAACGGCCGTGCGGCACTTTATTCACGTGTTGCTAAGTTGATTTCTCGTGCTAATTCAGAAGAAGGTCTCGGATTGACTGCAGAGAACTTTGCATCTGTTCTTGCAGGTATAGACTGCGAAACTGATAATCTTGCTAAATTCCGCGAAGGTCTTGAAAACGACCTTGCTACACCTGTTGCTATGGCTGCTCTTCAGAAAGAAGCTGCCGGTAAGGGAAATATAAAGGCTAGTACTTCTCTTGCTGCTCTTATGAAGATGGATTCTGTATTGAGTCTTGATGTTATTAAGGGTGGTTTTGAAGCTCTTGCTGCTACTTCACCAGCTGCTTCTGCTGCAGATTCTCATGCGGGAGATCCTGAAGCAGCTGAAATTGATGCACTTGTTGCAGAACGTACTGCTGCAAAAAAAGCAAAAGATTTTGCAAAGGCTGATGAAATCCGTAACCAGTTGACTGCTCGAGGTGTTATTATAATTGATACACCGAATGGTCCGACATGGAAGCGCGGGTAA
- a CDS encoding S1C family serine protease produces MKLYSNAQLIRTTVICVVAAVLVTAAVCINISKKKASGNAATEAEVTQVADTTPEGTDIISGSDNFENSYSFLEQNPASVISVAGGNGGSGYTQEEAQNINVYSLCNEAVVNINTQITAYDWFLQPYVQEGGSGSGSIIDKRGYILTNVHVIQDATKIYVSLFDGTQYEAEIIGTDLDSDLAVIKFTPPAGMELKTISFGASTALKVGQRVIAIGNPFGLERTMTTGIVSGLGRPIQNSNNRIIRNMIQTDAAINPGNSGGPLLDTTGKMIGINTMIQSNSGNSAGVGFAVPSETAIRVVADLIKYGKVQRGTIDATVIQLSRRITQYAGLDVSNGVLISEVKRGGNAEAAGLRGGTEAAYYGSRRDIIYIGGDVITQIDDIAVTSLADYYSALESKRPGDVVTVVVRRNRKNVTLKIKLVES; encoded by the coding sequence ATGAAACTATATTCTAATGCTCAGCTTATTCGTACTACTGTGATTTGTGTTGTTGCTGCTGTGCTTGTTACTGCAGCTGTTTGTATAAATATTTCTAAGAAAAAAGCTTCTGGAAATGCTGCAACTGAGGCGGAGGTTACTCAGGTTGCGGATACGACTCCGGAAGGTACAGATATTATTTCGGGTTCAGATAATTTTGAGAACTCGTATTCTTTTCTTGAGCAGAATCCTGCTTCTGTGATTTCTGTTGCCGGTGGAAATGGAGGTTCGGGTTACACTCAGGAAGAAGCTCAGAATATAAATGTTTACTCACTTTGTAATGAAGCGGTTGTGAATATAAATACTCAGATAACAGCTTATGACTGGTTCCTTCAGCCTTATGTACAGGAAGGAGGAAGTGGAAGTGGTTCTATTATTGATAAGCGTGGTTATATTCTTACAAATGTTCATGTAATTCAGGATGCAACTAAAATTTATGTTTCTCTTTTTGATGGTACTCAATATGAGGCTGAAATAATAGGAACAGATTTAGACAGTGACCTTGCCGTAATTAAGTTTACACCTCCTGCAGGAATGGAACTTAAGACTATTTCTTTTGGTGCTTCTACTGCTTTGAAAGTTGGTCAGAGGGTAATTGCAATTGGTAACCCATTCGGTTTGGAACGAACTATGACTACAGGTATTGTTTCTGGTCTGGGACGTCCTATTCAGAATTCTAATAACAGAATTATCCGCAATATGATTCAGACAGATGCGGCTATTAACCCTGGAAACTCTGGCGGCCCTTTGCTTGATACAACTGGAAAAATGATTGGAATCAATACTATGATTCAGTCAAATTCAGGAAACTCTGCCGGTGTTGGTTTTGCTGTTCCTTCTGAGACTGCGATTCGTGTTGTTGCAGATTTGATTAAATATGGAAAAGTTCAGCGCGGAACTATTGATGCAACTGTTATTCAGTTGAGCCGTCGTATTACACAGTATGCGGGCCTTGATGTTTCGAATGGTGTTTTGATTTCAGAAGTAAAAAGAGGCGGAAATGCAGAGGCTGCGGGCCTTAGAGGTGGTACTGAAGCTGCATATTATGGTTCACGACGAGACATCATTTATATTGGCGGTGATGTAATTACTCAGATTGATGATATTGCCGTAACTTCTCTTGCTGATTATTATTCAGCTCTTGAAAGCAAAAGACCTGGTGATGTCGTTACGGTTGTGGTTCGTCGAAATCGCAAGAACGTAACTTTGAAGATTAAGCTGGTGGAGAGTTAA
- a CDS encoding glucosaminidase domain-containing protein, which translates to MRKFIFAATLAAALFTLNSCASLPKARKHIELSKNIMDIGRLNADQLANYFMSRNAEADREHIKNFAQYYIDEAAVEGVNSDVAFAQMCLETGYLRFGGLVQPEFHNYCGLGAMDAEHPGEQFPDEQTGVRAHIQHLQAYGTTEEVMLVNELVDPRYNWVHKTKYVENIYGLAGTWATDPLYGQKLETVLTNMGYY; encoded by the coding sequence ATGAGAAAATTTATTTTTGCTGCCACTCTTGCTGCAGCTCTTTTTACATTAAATTCCTGTGCTTCTTTACCAAAAGCCAGAAAACACATTGAACTTTCTAAGAATATTATGGATATCGGCCGCTTAAATGCAGATCAACTGGCAAACTATTTTATGAGCCGCAATGCAGAAGCTGACCGCGAACACATAAAAAACTTTGCTCAATATTATATAGATGAAGCTGCCGTAGAAGGAGTGAACTCAGACGTAGCCTTTGCACAGATGTGCCTTGAAACCGGCTATCTTCGTTTTGGAGGTCTTGTTCAGCCTGAGTTCCACAATTACTGCGGACTTGGCGCAATGGATGCAGAACATCCCGGCGAACAATTCCCAGACGAGCAGACAGGCGTCCGCGCCCATATTCAGCACCTTCAGGCTTATGGCACAACAGAAGAAGTAATGCTCGTTAACGAACTTGTGGACCCGAGATATAACTGGGTCCACAAGACAAAGTACGTTGAAAATATTTACGGTCTGGCCGGTACCTGGGCCACTGACCCGTTATATGGACAGAAATTAGAAACTGTCCTTACAAACATGGGCTATTATTAA